The following are encoded together in the Pleurocapsa sp. FMAR1 genome:
- a CDS encoding helix-turn-helix domain-containing protein — translation MTNNNLNAEQQKQLQEIGIKLHNLRVAKNISLDTVAANTRIGKRLLLAIEAGDLEELPEAFYIQALVAKFAREIDAEGVNFVVPPSADSNVVDTASPKATRRYGFNFQLRSLHLYLLYVFLVVVSVKGITMLVERPVIINQTPKEQPTLDAEVTQSANPLKTEKPQSVPQFVSQSSDSNSVSVGINLQERCWLKVMVDGKLAFEGTLPQGTQRQWTGKKEVTIKAGNAGGVAISFNNEQQKVLGAPGEVEEITYTVN, via the coding sequence ATGACCAACAATAATCTTAATGCCGAGCAACAAAAGCAACTTCAAGAAATTGGTATTAAACTACATAATCTTCGTGTGGCTAAAAATATCTCTCTAGATACTGTAGCAGCTAATACCAGAATTGGTAAACGGCTTTTGTTAGCTATCGAGGCTGGGGATCTAGAAGAATTGCCTGAAGCTTTTTATATTCAAGCCTTGGTCGCCAAATTTGCTCGGGAGATTGATGCTGAGGGAGTAAATTTTGTTGTTCCACCATCTGCCGACTCAAACGTGGTAGATACTGCTAGTCCTAAAGCCACTCGTCGATACGGGTTTAATTTTCAATTGCGATCGCTTCATTTATACTTACTTTACGTTTTTTTGGTAGTTGTATCCGTTAAAGGGATCACGATGCTGGTAGAACGTCCAGTAATTATCAATCAAACACCTAAAGAACAGCCTACTTTGGATGCTGAAGTGACGCAATCTGCCAATCCTCTCAAAACAGAGAAGCCTCAATCTGTTCCTCAATTTGTTTCTCAATCGAGTGATTCCAATTCAGTCAGCGTCGGTATTAATTTACAAGAGCGTTGCTGGCTCAAAGTTATGGTAGATGGCAAACTTGCTTTTGAGGGGACTTTACCCCAGGGTACACAGCGTCAATGGACTGGCAAAAAAGAAGTGACAATTAAAGCAGGTAATGCAGGAGGGGTAGCTATTAGCTTTAATAACGAACAGCAAAAGGTTTTGGGCGCACCTGGAGAAGTAGAAGAGATTACCTATACGGTTAATTAG
- the rimK gene encoding 30S ribosomal protein S6--L-glutamate ligase — MKIAILSQDGSLYSTRRLREAGEEQGHQMRIIPYLRCYMNITSSRPGIIFNGNPLENFDAIIPRIGASRTFYGTAVVRQFEVMGVFSCNESQAISRSRDKLRCLQILAKEGIGLPITGFAHATQDIDGLIETVGGAPLVIKLLEGTQGIGVVLAETYQAAKSVIEAFRGLDANILVQEYIKEAGGADLRCFVIGGKVIAAMKRQGVKGEFRSNLHRGGKAEKIQLSEEEEATALRAAKAMGLNVAGVDLLRSNHGPVLMEVNSSPGLEGIEKATGIDVAGEVINYIVKNAANADTKDNIKY, encoded by the coding sequence ATGAAAATTGCTATTTTGTCTCAAGATGGTTCTTTATACTCCACTAGAAGATTAAGAGAAGCTGGAGAAGAACAAGGTCACCAAATGCGGATCATTCCCTATTTGCGTTGCTATATGAATATTACATCTAGTCGTCCTGGTATCATTTTTAACGGCAATCCTTTAGAAAATTTTGATGCCATCATTCCTCGTATTGGTGCATCAAGAACCTTTTACGGTACTGCTGTAGTCAGACAATTTGAAGTTATGGGGGTATTTAGCTGCAACGAATCCCAGGCAATCTCCCGTAGTCGTGATAAGCTGCGCTGTTTGCAAATTCTCGCCAAGGAAGGGATTGGGCTGCCGATAACTGGTTTTGCCCATGCAACCCAAGACATAGATGGTTTGATCGAAACAGTAGGAGGCGCACCATTAGTAATCAAACTTTTGGAAGGAACTCAAGGAATTGGAGTAGTCTTAGCCGAAACCTATCAGGCTGCTAAGTCTGTGATTGAAGCTTTTAGAGGATTAGATGCCAATATCTTAGTCCAAGAATATATTAAAGAAGCTGGAGGGGCGGATCTACGTTGCTTTGTAATTGGAGGCAAAGTGATTGCAGCCATGAAGCGTCAGGGGGTAAAAGGCGAATTTCGCTCTAATCTCCACCGAGGCGGAAAAGCAGAAAAGATACAGCTTTCTGAGGAGGAGGAAGCAACGGCACTTAGAGCAGCTAAAGCCATGGGTTTAAATGTCGCTGGGGTTGACTTACTCCGCTCAAATCATGGACCTGTACTGATGGAAGTAAATTCTTCACCTGGTTTAGAAGGAATTGAAAAGGCTACAGGTATAGATGTAGCGGGGGAAGTTATTAACTACATTGTCAAAAATGCAGCTAATGCAGATACCAAAGATAATATTAAATACTAA
- a CDS encoding metallophosphoesterase family protein: MTTNRRIVIGDVHGHYDALIALLDSISPTSEDKVYFLGDLIDRGPKSAQVVDFVMRNQYTCLRGNHEEMLLDVVGRGEVSIDLYQGWLYSGGHSTVASYDSKIPQEHIDWIKSLPLYLDLGDYWLVHAGVDPNVPLPQQGADQFCWIREDFHSSDQAFFPKKLIITGHTITFTLPGVQAGQIAAGRGWLGIETGAYHHKSGWMTALDLNHHKVYQANTMDGRIRILPLSKLVAKVDCSKIPSRKIRKRA, translated from the coding sequence ATGACCACAAATCGCCGAATTGTCATTGGTGACGTACATGGACACTATGACGCTTTAATTGCATTACTAGACTCTATTTCACCTACTAGTGAAGACAAAGTGTATTTTTTGGGTGATTTAATCGATCGCGGTCCCAAAAGCGCTCAGGTTGTGGATTTTGTAATGCGCAATCAATACACTTGCTTGAGAGGCAACCACGAAGAAATGCTGCTCGATGTAGTTGGTCGTGGAGAAGTATCTATCGATCTGTATCAAGGCTGGTTATACAGTGGTGGTCATTCTACGGTAGCTAGCTACGATAGCAAAATTCCTCAAGAGCATATCGACTGGATCAAGAGTCTACCCTTATACTTAGATTTGGGTGATTACTGGCTAGTTCACGCAGGAGTCGATCCTAATGTTCCTTTGCCCCAACAAGGTGCCGATCAATTTTGCTGGATTAGAGAAGACTTTCATAGTAGCGATCAAGCCTTTTTTCCTAAAAAACTAATAATTACTGGTCATACTATTACCTTCACCTTGCCTGGAGTGCAGGCAGGACAGATTGCAGCAGGTAGAGGATGGCTAGGTATTGAGACAGGAGCATATCATCATAAAAGCGGCTGGATGACTGCTTTAGACTTGAATCATCATAAGGTTTATCAAGCTAATACAATGGATGGTCGCATTCGCATCCTGCCTTTAAGTAAACTGGTAGCTAAAGTAGACTGCTCAAAAATTCCATCTCGTAAAATACGTAAGCGAGCTTAA
- a CDS encoding ATP-dependent zinc protease family protein, translating to MRKAKQPLTIGWREILSLPALNVARLKAKIDTGARTSALHAFNCQEFKLEGRAMIRFEIHPVQRNNKKTVLAEAQLLEYRQVRSSGGHAQTRPVILTDVRLGEQQWQIELTLTNRDVMGFRMLLGRQAVRDRFLVNPGKSYLQSDNHEHS from the coding sequence ATGAGGAAAGCTAAACAACCATTGACTATTGGTTGGCGAGAAATTCTATCGTTGCCAGCGTTAAATGTCGCTCGCCTCAAAGCCAAAATTGATACAGGAGCGCGCACTTCTGCCCTGCACGCTTTTAATTGCCAGGAATTTAAACTAGAAGGCAGAGCGATGATTCGCTTTGAGATTCATCCTGTGCAGCGTAATAATAAAAAAACTGTATTGGCTGAGGCGCAATTATTAGAATATCGTCAAGTACGTAGTTCGGGAGGACACGCGCAAACTAGACCCGTCATTCTTACTGATGTAAGACTGGGTGAACAACAATGGCAAATAGAACTAACTTTAACCAACCGTGATGTGATGGGATTTCGGATGCTATTAGGTAGACAAGCTGTACGCGATCGCTTTTTAGTCAATCCTGGTAAATCCTATTTACAAAGTGACAACCACGAACATTCATAA
- a CDS encoding pseudouridine synthase, whose product MAERVQKVLSQWGIASRRKAEKMILAGRIQVNGQIAKVGDKVDLATDSLYVDGKPIKMADRPQLIYLLLNKPPGVVCTCSDPHNRSTVIDLLPAKLKQGTGIHPVGRLDFASSGALILTNDGELTLSLTHPRYHLPKTYVVELDRSPRQKDLALWRKGIILDDRKTLPAKIKQIEHNQPQKIIEIILTEGRNRQIRRVAEQLGYQVQKLHRTAIGSITLKSLGNVELPQGKCRHLEQAEINFLKNSLNLESSIAAQSGSAVI is encoded by the coding sequence ATGGCTGAAAGAGTTCAAAAAGTTTTGTCCCAATGGGGTATTGCCTCGCGACGCAAAGCAGAAAAAATGATTTTAGCAGGTAGAATCCAGGTCAACGGTCAAATAGCTAAAGTAGGAGACAAAGTCGATCTAGCTACGGATAGCTTATATGTAGATGGAAAGCCTATTAAAATGGCCGACCGCCCTCAATTAATTTATTTACTATTGAATAAACCACCAGGAGTAGTCTGTACTTGTTCTGACCCTCACAATCGCTCTACCGTCATTGATTTATTACCTGCAAAACTAAAACAGGGAACAGGAATTCATCCAGTAGGTAGATTGGATTTTGCCTCTAGTGGTGCTTTGATTTTGACTAATGATGGCGAGTTAACTCTCAGTTTGACTCACCCCCGTTACCATTTACCCAAGACTTATGTTGTCGAATTGGATCGTTCTCCAAGGCAAAAAGACTTGGCTTTGTGGCGTAAGGGAATTATATTAGATGACAGAAAAACTTTGCCTGCCAAAATTAAACAGATAGAGCATAATCAACCACAAAAAATCATAGAGATAATTTTAACAGAAGGAAGAAATCGCCAAATACGTCGTGTAGCCGAACAACTTGGTTATCAAGTACAAAAGCTACACCGCACAGCAATTGGTTCGATAACTTTAAAATCTTTGGGCAACGTAGAACTTCCTCAAGGAAAATGTAGACATTTAGAACAAGCTGAAATCAACTTTCTTAAAAATTCGTTAAACTTAGAATCCTCAATAGCTGCACAGTCTGGGAGCGCAGTGATATGA
- a CDS encoding EamA family transporter has protein sequence MPKLKLNLALPPPNILVLVSIASTQLGSAFAKTIIQEIGSTTTVLLRVGLGAIALLLLQRPQLKGYTRANYLLMILFGLSMAAMNLSFYGAIERIPLGIAVTLEFIGPLGVACANSRRILDLLWIFFAGVGIFLLAPVQGSSLDPLGVALAFSAAFFWGAYILLSAKIGKVFADVNGLGLMSAVLMVGTLALLPLSILSGGLTRLEPKFLAIGMVVAILSSAIPYTFELEALKKLPIRVFGVLMSLEPAIATFLGFIILREKLELRALVAITLVSFASVGASAFEKRSRLK, from the coding sequence ATGCCCAAGCTAAAGCTAAATTTAGCATTACCGCCTCCTAATATTTTGGTATTGGTGTCTATAGCCTCAACTCAACTAGGTTCGGCATTCGCCAAAACTATCATTCAAGAAATAGGTTCAACAACTACAGTGCTGTTACGAGTTGGCTTAGGTGCGATCGCTTTATTACTGTTGCAAAGACCTCAGCTAAAAGGTTATACCCGTGCCAACTATTTACTCATGATTTTGTTTGGCTTGAGCATGGCAGCCATGAATCTAAGCTTTTATGGGGCAATCGAGCGTATTCCTTTAGGTATTGCCGTTACTTTAGAATTTATCGGACCTTTAGGCGTTGCTTGCGCTAATTCCCGTAGAATTTTGGACTTGCTCTGGATATTTTTCGCAGGAGTAGGAATTTTCTTATTAGCTCCAGTACAAGGATCTTCTCTCGATCCCCTTGGTGTGGCTTTAGCTTTCTCGGCAGCATTTTTTTGGGGCGCCTATATTCTGCTTTCTGCCAAAATAGGTAAAGTGTTTGCTGATGTAAATGGACTAGGGCTAATGTCGGCAGTTTTGATGGTAGGAACATTAGCACTTTTACCATTGAGTATCTTATCTGGAGGTTTGACCAGACTAGAACCCAAGTTTTTAGCAATAGGAATGGTAGTAGCAATTCTCTCCTCGGCAATTCCTTATACTTTTGAACTTGAAGCACTTAAAAAACTTCCTATTCGTGTATTTGGGGTGCTGATGAGTTTAGAACCTGCGATCGCTACTTTTTTGGGCTTTATTATTCTGCGAGAAAAACTAGAGCTTCGCGCCCTTGTTGCCATTACACTAGTTAGTTTCGCTTCGGTTGGAGCTTCCGCTTTTGAAAAACGTTCTCGTTTGAAGTAA